GAACGATGCTACCTTCAGCAATTACTTGAGATTGAGCGATAGTCTTTCCAAAGCCAATCTGGCGAAGCAGAATAAATACGCAGGCATCAAATTTAATTTTGAAAAGGAGCAGGAACGCGCCAATGTGAATGAACTCGAAAAAGAAAGACAAAAGCGTTCGAAAATCGTGTCTCAGTCCATAGGAGGATTGGTAATTTTAAGTGGGGTATTTCTTTTCTTTTTACTGCGAAATCGACATAAGAAAAAAACACTTCAGGAAGTGTTTAAGACCGAAACCCGAATTTCAAAAAAAGTACACGACGAGGTAGCCAACGATGTGTATCACGTAATGACGAAGCTTCAAAATTCTTCCGCAGCCAACGAAGGGGTTTTGGACGATTTGGAGCACATCTATACCAAAACACGGGATATTTCGAAAGAGAGCAGCGCCATAGAGCTTCACGACCCATTTGACACAATCCTCGGTGATCTGTTGGCAAGTTATCAAAGTGCTTCGGTTTCTGTCATCACCAGAAATATCGCAAAACCTGACTGGGAGGGTCTTTCCGACTTAAAGAAAACTACGCTATATAGGGTGCTTCAGGAATTAATGACCAATATGCGAAAGCATAGCGCTGCTTCGGTAGTAGTGGTGGGCTTCTCACAAAAAGGATCAAAGTTCCATATAGAATACTCCGACAACGGCGTAGGTTGCGATCTAAAAAAGAAAGGCGGTTTGCTGAATACGGAAAACCGTATGGAAACCATCAAAGGGCATATTAGATTTGAATCGGATAACGAAAAGGGGTTTAAAGCCACCATTATCTTGTAGCCTATGTTTACCAAAGTATTGATATCGGACGATCTGGATAGTATAAATCACGGGGTGATGACCGTGGCTGCCTCTTTGGGGATCCAAGAAGTGATACAGGTGCAGTATTGCGACGATGCCTATTTAAAACTAAAAAAAGCAGCCGCAGATGGCCAACCTTTTGATCTGCTTATCACCGACCTCTCCTTTAAAATGGACCATCGCGAACAAAAATACCCTTCGGGAGATGCCTTGATAAAAGCGGTTCGTGAAGCCTTTCCAAATTTACAGATTGCTGTTTATACCGTGGAAGACCGACTGCAACGTGTACGCAGTCTTATGCAAAACAACTTTGCCGATGCCTATGTATGCAAGGGTCGCAAGGGATTGGTAGAATTATCACATGCCATTAGAGCGCTGGATGAAGAGAAAACCTATTTATCCCCCCAGATAGCACATGCTTTAAACGACCGGGAGGCGTTAGAAATTGACGATTACGACATTGTTTTATTGCAATTGTTGTCCCGGGGGCTTTCTCAGGACGAGGTGAGTTCCCATTTTAAAAACAGTAACATCTCCCCCAGTAGTTTGAGTTCTATCGAAAAGCGATTAAACAAACTCCGCATACAGTTTAAGGCTAATAACGCCATTCATTTGGTAGCGATCGTCAAGGACATCGGACTTATATAAAAAAATTGCGCTGCTAAGGAATCCCGTAAGGAAGTTGTTTCATTTTGTTTTAGTCTTGTTATAGCAATTGGTTAGTTTACTAATTGAATGCCGGGGAGCATATAAAGGCACTTGAAAGAGTGCCTTTTGTTGTTTTTAAGAGGTTACGGAAAGCCGTAAGGAAATTATTGTGGTTGTAATTAGGTTTGGGGATACAACCAAATATTTCTCTTATGAAAAAAATAACTGTTTTATTACTATTGGCCCTGTTGTTAGTACCCAAAGCACAAGCACAAGACAAGGGAGCAGGAATAGTTGCAGCAGTAGCCGGCTTAGCCGCCATTGGTGGGGCTATTGTAGCCGTTGAACAGATGAAGGAACAAGCCGAGCTGAAGGCTACAGAATGGGTTTTGAATTATCAACCTGAAATGACCAGTTTTTCACTTAAAACACTCGATTTTGATGGAAAGAAAGGCAAAGACATGTCGGCCACCTCATTAATCACCTACAAAATTCAAGAATTCCAATTGGCAGAAAAGCCTGAGTTGGACGGAAAAAAGTTCGTTCTGTTCGGGTTTACAAGTTACGGATGGGTGAATGAATACGGAGTAGATTTCTCGAAGGTACGCTGGATGATAATCGATGCCGAAGAATGGTTGAATATGATGGCAGTCTATGTAAAAACAGCCTCTTCTGAACGGGATGAAGCCAGTATCAAGGAACGACTGCGCAACGGAAAGATCGTTAATAGAGGCGTTAAAGAACGCTTTGATACTACCATCAATTTTTATAAGATGGAAGGCGATATGTATACAGTACGTAATTATAACGACGCCATGAAGTTTGTCTATAACGAACGCACCTTGGGCATCTATCTAAAAGAAACACAGAACCTTGTACAAATTGGACGGGATGATATTATTAAGATCCATGACTTCTTTTATGGGGAGGATTAGAATTTCTGTTTACGGTATTCCGTAAGGAATTAATAAAATTGGCACGTAAGTTTGAGATAATTTGATATGATACAAATGAAAATATCTAGAATAAGAGCATTACTGGTAACGGCGTATGCAGACGGTTTTTTTGATAGCCGTGAACTTTTTATTATTAATGAAAGAGCTAAAGACCTAGGCCTTTCAGGTGAAGATATTCTAAAGTTAATCAGAAACCCGGAACCCGAATTAGTTATTTATCCGGTGACCGTGGAAGAACGTATTCATTTTTTATATGATTTAATGTGCGTTATCCTCGCTGATGGAAAAGTAGATGATAGCGAGAAACAAATCTTTTATAAATATTTAAAGGAATTTAATTTCGACTCTACTTTATACAATGACCTTTACAGTTCTATGATGAATTCTGTCAAAGAACATGAAGATTTAGAAACCTATTTTAAAAAATACTTTGAAGATGAAATTTAATAGGAGTCAATTACTTAATTCAGATTCAAAATCATCAGTTGACAATAGTATTGTTGCCAAATATGTTACATCCTTTACAAAGTTTGGCAGGGATTCCTCTGAGGAATGCAAAGCATCTTTAGAAATGTATACCATTCACTTAAGACAAATTGAAAGCGGACATATCGTCAAAAAAGAAGAAGACACACAAGAGCAACGAAATGATATTTTAGAAAAAGAACAAAAAATTGAACGCATTCAAAACGAGATAAAAGATAAGACTGTAGAAATTAAACAAATTAAAGAGGCAAAGGTTAAAGACAAAGAGGAGGAAATTAATAATTTAAAGAGAGAACGTGATGATCTTGCTTCTCAGGATCCACGTGAAGTGATAGATACCGGCCCCAAATATAAACCTTGGCTTTTTTATACAGGTGCATTTATTTCATTACTATTAATACTATTTATCTATTATTTTTATGTTAATCTGGGGTATGTATTATTTGATCTTCCTGCCGTATTTTCGCCGAATATAGCGTTTGATTGTCATCCCGAAGTTTTGAATTCATTGGACCAATTATTTGGGAATGGAGGTTGCAAAGTCGCTATAAGTATTGGGCCTTTATTACTTCCGATATTATTTCTAGCCATAGCAATTCTAATCCATTTCAAATTAGAAAACCTAATTTATGAAGAAGGTAAAAAATACAAAGCGTGGATTGGTATTTCACTTTTTCTTGTTTTGGTTTTGGGATTGGATATTATTCTTGCTATTAAATTCGAGGAACGATTATTTAACTGGAAAGGTGTTGGAGGTGTTTTTGGCAATCAATTTCCAACAGGATTAATTGAGCAATTAAAATATAGTTATAAACAACCAGCTTTTCTGTTAATACTGGGCTTGGGTTTTGTTGGATATATCATCTGGAGTTTAATAACACATGAAGCAAGTAAAGAATACGAAAAGAAAGACCCTGAAAATCGATGGCGCAGAAAATTGAGACGATTTGAAAAACAAATTGAAAGAGTTCAAGGAGAGAGAAGTTATTTACTGAAGAAGGCTAGTCATTTAATCCCTGATGAAATAAGAGAGCTTGAAAAAGAAATCGGCAACATCAAACAGTCTATCAGACTCATACGGATTGGTGGAAAGGATAAATTAAGAAATGCATTAATTCAATTTACAATTGGGTGGAATCAATATATTCAATATAAATATGGTGATTTCGGGGCATCAGAAAAAATAAGTTTAGTAAAAAATGAACTTAATAAATTCATTAGTTCTTCCGCTACATTACGAGACATCGATCAAGTTAAAAATGAAGAAATTTCATTAGTGTCGCTCAATTAAAATAAATAACATGAAAAAAATATTTTTATTCTTATTACTTATTTCAAATTTGGGAATAGTTGTTTACGGACAAACTCCAACACCTTCCAATTATATTATATTCTTTGATTTTTCCTCACGGATTGAAAATTCAAATCAACCCCAAAAGGATAAGGAACTAATGAAGTACATCATCACTAATTTTCGACAAAAGGTTGAAAGCATGTACAGAAGTGGTTATATTTATTCTGAAGATAAGCTGAACATTCTTTTTTACCCTGATTTAGAAGATGAGAATATTTTGTCGCTAACAAGCTCAATGAATATTGATTTTGGCGGGAGAGATTTTAAAACAAGACTTAAATACTTTATAAATCAATTTCCAAAGGAGGGAAATCCAAAAATACTAACAACATTTGATAAAGTTTATGAAATTGCATTAAAGCAAAATCCAAATTATTTTGGTTCAAATATTTACGACTTTTTTAGTTACAGTGTTGATAATTATTTAAAAGATGGTTACAAAAACCACATTATTATTTTCACAGATGGGTATATGTATATGGCAGGGGAAAACCCCGAAAGAGTTGGAAATTCTGTAGGACATTTAGAGGGGTCAATACTAGACCCATTAAGATCGAGTTCAAATTGGCAAAAAGATTTTAAAATGGGAGACTGGAAAATAATTAGTTCAGGAAATAAATTAAAAAGTAACACTACTATTACTCTTTTAGAAATAACCCCCGATTGTATTCAAAACTCATTAACGCCTAGAACAAAGATAAAACCATTAAAACAATGTCCTGATGAATATAAAATCCTCGAAAGATTATGGACAAATTGGTTTTTAGATATGGGGGCTGAAGACAATAAAATTAAAGTTGTGAGAACTTCAAATGATCTAAACGGCATTAAATCAGTACTGCGCCAATTATTTTGATAGAATCTCTATGATTTCATTCGGAAACATAAACCCTTATATTTTTTTCCTGAGTATACTTTTACAATCATGGCTATGTGTTAATAGTAGTGGGAATGGAACCGAAGTATACAATGCAAGTTTTAAAACGGATACCCTCACCGGCAAAGTAGTCTCCATCACCGATGGCGATACTTTTAAGCTCTTGACTCAAGATTCTATACTACACCGAGTGCGGTTGGCGAACATCGATTGCCCCGAGAAAAAGCAGCCTTTTTCTAAAAGCGCCAAACAATTTGTATCGGA
This genomic stretch from Ulvibacter sp. MAR_2010_11 harbors:
- a CDS encoding response regulator transcription factor codes for the protein MFTKVLISDDLDSINHGVMTVAASLGIQEVIQVQYCDDAYLKLKKAAADGQPFDLLITDLSFKMDHREQKYPSGDALIKAVREAFPNLQIAVYTVEDRLQRVRSLMQNNFADAYVCKGRKGLVELSHAIRALDEEKTYLSPQIAHALNDREALEIDDYDIVLLQLLSRGLSQDEVSSHFKNSNISPSSLSSIEKRLNKLRIQFKANNAIHLVAIVKDIGLI
- a CDS encoding TerB family tellurite resistance protein codes for the protein MKISRIRALLVTAYADGFFDSRELFIINERAKDLGLSGEDILKLIRNPEPELVIYPVTVEERIHFLYDLMCVILADGKVDDSEKQIFYKYLKEFNFDSTLYNDLYSSMMNSVKEHEDLETYFKKYFEDEI
- a CDS encoding thermonuclease family protein, which encodes MISFGNINPYIFFLSILLQSWLCVNSSGNGTEVYNASFKTDTLTGKVVSITDGDTFKLLTQDSILHRVRLANIDCPEKKQPFSKSAKQFVSDAIFGKEVTITVLSKDRNKRLIANVKYGKGLILNEELLKHGYAWHFVKYSDDPSLQQLEDAARAAKLGLWQDPNPIPPWEWRADRKK